The Methanosarcina barkeri MS DNA window CTGATGCTACTCCTGAGAGAATTTCTCTGCCTGAAGCGGTGTCGGTAATTGATTGGGCTGAAGCTTCTAGCAGGCACATCTCAGTGCATGGTCCTGCACATGGGTAGTACTGGTTACCTGACAGTATGTCCGTAAATTCGGAAATTGTTGCACATGCCCAACCTGCAATCATCAGTGTCTCTCTGGTGTTGGTTGAACCCCAGCGGATGTGGACAGGGCCGTCAAGGTGCCAACTTGCACTGCTCATGAGAACAGCGTTAATGTGGGTTGCAACATCTACAATTGTTGTTTCTTCAATTCCGCCTGCATACCCTCCAAAGATCGGCATCTGTTCGTCCATAATGATGTCGCTGTTCCCTTTGTAGTGAGCAATAACTGAAATTGCATCAAGATCAATCTTGAGTTCGTTTAGTTGCGAGACCTCGTGGCTGTCCGTGCAGGTCATTCCGCCGGTACAATCAGCGGAAATGTTTCCCTGAGCGGACAGGGAGGTCTCTGGGCCCTAGACACCCATGCCAGGCCTACCCGCCATGGCGCAAGCATTCTTAATTAACCTTGTTTCGGTCTTTGCAGCAAGGACCTCATAAGGACTTTTTGGAATAGGTGATTTCCCACGTACAGAGGTCATTACACCGTTAACAATCGTGTCTACTTCCTTTTCCAGGGCATAGCTCATGTGAACAGGCATAAACACGTCTTCGGAAATTGGAGAACCGGTAGGCCCGCCCTGTACGATTGGTTTTGCCTTGTCACCAACACTTCTCTTTCTTACATTAACGGCATCCCTGCCTGTACCGAGTACAAACTCCTTCTGCACGTTGTTAATTGCATCCCAGATTTCGTCTTCAGTGTACTTTACGATTCTGTGGGTATCGGTACAGTAAATTCCGCACTCAAGTAACATCTCAAAGCCGGCTTTGAAGAGTTTTTCCATCATGTCCTTGTCTGTCGGGATAAACTCTCCCTTGAAGTCAAGCCCGTACTTCTGCTTGAGTTCCATTGCCTTCATTGGGATCTTCATAAGGTCCCAGTCGTCCTGGGTGCACTTTTCTCCTACTTTAGCTCTGTCGTAGAAATCATAGCAGTCAAATGATTTTCTAAATGTCATATCTTTTTGCCTCCCAGGATTATTTCATAACTTCAAGTGCTACTTTTGCGGCTTCTGCAGCGTTTTCTGCAGTTGCGTCAGCTCCGATTTCTTCGATCCATTTATCAGATACAGGAGCTCCTCCAAACATGCACTTTACGCTGTCCCTGAGTTTTTCTTCATTGAGCCTGTCCATAAGGTCTTTCTGGCCGAGCATGGAGGTGGTCATAAGAGCAGATCCTACTAAGAGAACTTTTTCTCCCTTGTGCTTTGCAGCCTCTTCTACAACGTTTTCATTAAGCACATCAACTCCCAGGTCAACGATCTGGAACCCATTTGCTCCGAGCATAGTGGTAACAAGCCTGTGGCCAATGTCGTGAATATCTCCTTCTGCAACAAAGGTGATGGCAAGTCCAGCTTCTTCTCCTTCCTTCTTGTTCTTTTCAAGTTCAGGGGTGAGAACTTCCATTGCATTGCTCATCGCTTTTCCAGACATCATGATCTGAGGCAGGAAAATTTCGGCGGCTTCAAACTTATCACCGACAATTTTCATTCCAACGGAAAGGCCCTTTGTAATAATATCAAGTGCTGGAACTCCCGCAGCCAGTGCCTCCTTGCATAGCTCTGGAGTACCTGCAACGTTTTGATTTACAATTGCGTCGCGTAACTTATCAAAAATCTCTTGATTTGCCATTTTTGTAAACCTCCACTGAGATTCGCAGTTCTGTGCAGTATCGTTGGGCAGTAAAATGTCTCCTGAGTCATTTCTCGCAAAGGCTTTATGCTTGAACACAGACCCTAGCTCCGCTAGCTAAAAAAGAGCATTTGCATGGGGTTCTCGTTTTAGGTTCAGGTCCCTGCTGCCTTATATTTTTCAGCCATTAGGCACAAGGAAGTTCCTTTACGAATTTTCTGATTGTTTAGATTCAAAATTATTCACTATCATTTGCCATTTTGCTCGAACAGGTTCGGGTCCTTTGTGAATAATTTCTTCTCTTATGACATTGTTACCGGGGAATTTACTTGCCGGAAACTGCAAATTTGTTTCCCAGTCGAATTAGCTTTATATCCCGAATTTCCCAACAGTATGCCTGTTGGAACTGCCTGGAATTGTCCTGAATATTCAAGACTCAATCCCTAAATAAAGATTAAAATTATACTATATAAACGAATACTATATTCCCATTATTTTTTTCTCTTAAAATCCAATATATGGGCATGAAAGAAAAATATAAATACTGGAATTTCATGCCAGCGCAACCTCTTTTATATATGCAATCTCCAGCTTCCAAGTCCTGTACTATAATTCTTTTTTATATACAATTTTTAATAATATTAAACATAAAAACAAAAAGTATAAATACTAGAATCTAAACTCGCAGTAATCTTTTTCGATATTTACAATCTCCTGCCTCAAGACCTTCTATAGTAAATTTTTTAAAAAGATGTCTTTGTATAATAATTTGACACGCGCGTGCCGAATAATGATTTCTCCTGAAAAATGCGAGATTGAAAAATGCGGGATTAGATGAAAGAAAACAAGCCTGATGAAGTAATTTTTTTGGATTATTCTTAAAAATAAGGCCGGCTTAAGGCCGGCTTGTCCATTTTTAAATTCCATTAACGCGGCACACTATCAGTGTCCGATATATTCAGTATCTGAATCTATTCAGCAATGTTTTTAGTATGTGTGGCTTTTTGCGCACTCAATCATTTTCTGGAGATTGACTGTTGGGGTCATACTGACAGTCCCGCAGCCCACGGTGAGTAACCCAACGCCTGCGTCAAGTGCCTTCTTTGAGGCTTCTGCGATCTCCTCAGGAGTTCCGTTCCAGAGCACGGCTACAGGGTCAAGGTTTCCAACAATGATTGCGTTTTTCACACTGCCGGTCGCGGTCTTAATGTCTACCTTCTGGTCTACGCTGATCCCATTTACGCCGGTCTTGTCCATAATTCCAAGGCCGTTAGTTGTGTTTCCGCAAATGTGAAGCACTGTAGCCACATCGAGTTCCTTCATTGCGTCAACTATCTTCTTCTGATAGGGCAGGGCATACTTCTCGTAGAACTCTCCTCCAATAAGCTCATAGCTTGCTGTCGGGTCAATGATGGCTATGGTGTCTGCACCATTTTCAACCATTGCTTTTGCATATGCTACATTGAAGTCCGAGCAGAAGTCCAGAAGCGCGGGGACAACCTCTTCTCCTGTAAAAAGGTTTCCAAACCAGGCATCTCCGTTAATATGCTGGGCAAGAGAGAAAGGACCTATCATGGATCCTATAATCGGGAGCTCTTTCCCGTATTTTTCGGAGAGAATCTTGACGGCTTCAAGGACTACTGCAATTCTGCCTTCTTTCAGGTTGTAATTCTTTAATTTCTCCAGATCTTCCAGGTTTTTAACACTGGGTTTGATCACGGATGGCTGCTGCTTCAGGTCGCCAGCCTTTATTCCGCAGCCAAAAAATTCGGCTTCAGCTGTAATGTCAAAGGGAACTCTCACAGCTTCAAAACCTACTACAGTGTGTGCCGCTTCCGCGAGAGTCGCCATTTTCTCTGCGTCGGAATGGGCTTCTGGCCAGTAGGCTCCGCAAGCTTCCATCTGTTCGACAGTTGCAGTCTGAGTGAAACAGACAGCCGGCATCCTGTCCACCTGCTGTTTCCTTAATGCACGGTACAATCTTTCTTTTGGGGTATATTCTGCCATTTATAATCCCTCTCTTATTTTTATAGGTGTGTAGGATTATGAAAAATACATACTATTTAATAAATATGTATTTATATCCTTTAATTAAAAATTATGTTATAAAAACTTATCAATTGAACAGCCGGAATAAGCTGAAAAATCCTTCAAAACAAGTAAATTTGTTTTATTTATAATCGGTGGACGAAATGCTTAAAATAGCTGGGAAATTTGAGGCTTTGACTGACATTTTAAATTAAAGGGTTCCTAATAATTATATCAAATGATATATAACTTTCAAAATCTTATGAGCTACCGTGAAAGAAAAAATACTAACCTTTGATTTTTTGAGAGCAATTGCCATATTAGCCATACTCTTAACACACAGTACTGCCTACCTAGGATATAAATACATCAAGTATACGATTTTAATATTTACTCCTTTTTTTGCCAAAATTGGATTGTCACTTTTTGTATTCATAAGCGGATATCTTATACATTATAATAACAGCAAAATTTCATCCATCAAAGATGTATTACTTTTTTATAAAAAACGTTTTTTACGGATTTTTCCACTTTACTGGGTTGCTCTTGCGGTTTTTACTTTCGTTTTTTATGATTATTCCGGTATTCTTTCTTCACAATTCATTATATCAAATGCGAATACATTATTTAGCTTCCGTAATCTCTTAATACACATACTAGGTATGCAAATGCTACTTGCTCCTACATATTCAACACCACTATTCACTCTTCATTTTGTAGGTACAATCATAATTTTCTATTTAATTTATCCTTTTCTTATGCTCTATTCAAAAAATACAAGTCGTTTTCTATTAATTTCTTTCTTAGTTTTCATGGTTCTTGCCTTAATATCTGGTATCTTCAAAATAATTCATGAGAATTTTTTTAGTTATTATCCAATATTCATAGCTGGAATCGTTTTGTCAAGAGTCAATGTTTCAGATAGATGGGTGTACAATCCATATTTTGCGATTATTCCCACCTTGTTTTTATTATCTGTTCTCTTGCAAGATAGGTTGTTTTTATTGTTAGACCCGAGGTTCTCTATAATTACAACCAGTTCTGAGGCAATCAGTAGTTCTTTAGCAATCACAGTGATCAAAGGATTTGCTGCATCAATAGGTTTGAGTTATGAGGTGGTGAGGTTTGCGGTCATGTCAATATCATCCAATGTAAGTATGATATTGTTTTGTGTTGCGCAATTGTGGATTGCAAATATTTGTATCAATGATAAATTCTCCCCTATGATAAGCTCAATTATTACATACGTTTCAACTGCTTCATACACTGTGTATCTTTTTCATAGACCTGTTCTAGCTCTATGGGTTTCACTGGCTGATCGAATTCATATGCTTCCATTTTTACAAGACTGTATTACCATAATTTTAATAGTTCCAGCACTTTTTATAGTCTCATACTATATTCAAACTAAAGAATCTTTTCTTAGGAAACGATTTTTTGATTGATTTTGATGAAAATAGAATTCTTGCTAATTCAGTTTTCTAATCAAGAAATGCAAAAATCACTAAATTTTGGAATAGAATCCATTTTGGCTTTGCATATAGCCTGTTGTAAAATTATAACATTTTTCAGACTGGCTATTAATAACCAGCCGCTAATCCCTCTCAAAACAATTAGTAATAGTTTAGCATTCTCTCCACAATCATATCGGTAAAAGTAATTTCACAATAATAGTTTAGCATCCCTTCCACAATCATATCGGTAAAAGTAATTTCACAAATGTGCTGAATATCCAAAAATTTAGCCAAGTATGAAAAACATGCTCAAAAGGAACATTCAACTTCATAAATGTGTAATAAAATGATTCCCGTACTCTTATAGTTGGAAAATTCGTCCTTGAATTTGCAGAGGATACATAGTTTATATAATTCCTAACTATATCTATATAATTAAAACTCTAAAATTATTATATCCTTTCCCTATTGATGCCGAATTAGAAATTTCACTAAAATTACAGTCCTCATATCCCGCCCCTGTATGAGGTAGTTCCTACTGCCGGACGCCTCAAAACATTATACGTTCCAGGAGGACCTGAAAAATGTATGGAATAGCACTTGATCTGGGTACTAGCGGTTTTAGAACCCAGCTTATTGATCTTGAAACGAAGGAAACCTTAAAGACGGTTATAACCATGGGTCATCCCCTCCCCGGGGGAAATGTTATGGATCACCTGGACTTTGCAATCACAACAGGTGAAGATGTGGCTCATGAGGTAATTATCGAGACAATCAGGAGAATGTTCCTGCAGTTCGATATTGACCTTTCAAGGGTGGAACGGCTTGCAGTCTGCGGAAACCCTATCCAGCTTTCCCTTTTCCAGAATACTGAAATAAGGGACCTTGCCTATGCAGGAGAAAACAAGCAGAAGATGCTCGGAGTCCGGAATGTGAAAAGAGATGCCCGTGTGTTTCCTGCATCTGAAATTTTCGGAGAAAAATACCTGTCTAACTGTGAAATCATCGTACCCCCTGCAATAAAGCACGAGATTGGAGCTGACGCCCTGGCTATGATGCTTGAAACCGATTTTCTTATCCAGCCCGAACCTTCGCTTGTCACGGATTACGGAACAAATGCCGAAATGGCTCTGAAAATCGGGGATCGAATTATCACTGCAAGCGCAGCAGCAGGACCTGCGATTGAAGGACAGGGTATAAGTTCAGGCATGCTCGCAAGTCCTGGCGCGATCTGTGATGTAAAACCTGAAGGACAGTACTGGAGAATTATAGTTCTTGACAGGGAAATGGAGAAACAGGACGCTTATCTTATCGATCCGGTTAAAGGGGAGATAAAGGATTCCTACGGATTCGAAGCCGTCGGAATCACAGGCACAGGAGTTATCTCGGCTTTTGCCATGGCACTGAAAGGTGGGCTGATTGAAAAATTTCCTAAACTTCCAAATGGAAAACTGATCCTGGGTCCTGGGATTGAGATCACTGAAAAGGATGTCGAAGAGGCCGGAAAGGCTATCGGGGCAATCCGTGCAGCCCATATGACCCTAATCGTTGAATCCGGAATCAAGTACGAAGACCTGGAATACGCATATATGTCAGGAGCCTCCGGAGCCTATGTGGACGCTGAAGACGCCCGCAGGCTTGGAGCCGCACCGGGTTATGCAAAAAAAATTGTTCAGTTCGGAAATACCTCGCTTGCACTTGCTCGGGAACTTGTGCTGGAAAAATCCAGGTTGGATGACGTAATTGAGATTGCAAAGAAAATTACTGCCGACCACCTTATGATGGCGACAAGCGAGACTTTCAATAATTTCTACCTCTGCGAGCTTTCCTACTGGACTCAGGGCATGCCACTTGAGACGTATGACCAGATGCTTGAACTCTACGGCCTGCCTCCTCTTCCAAAAATTCTCGAACATGTAACCATCGAAAAGCGAGTCAGCAAAGACATAGAAGAGGTCGGGTCAGGTGGGCTTTCCATTCTCAAAGAAATTGGCATAATCCTTGAAGTCCCGGTTGAAAAGTGCGTCTACTGCAAAAAATGTGTAAAAGAATGCCCAGAAGCTGCTCTTGAAATTGTAGAAAGAGATGGGCAAAGAATCGCAAAATACGACAGCCAGAAATGTCTTGGTACAAGCTGCCGCCGCTGTGTCGGTGTCTGCCCCGAAGATGCTATCGATATAACGAAACTGAAAATCACAGCGAAATAACGAGATAACTTATGGTGGGCTAAATTCTCACCCACTTTCCCTTTTTACCTTTTTTCATCAGATGCAACCGTTGATCTGCAATCGTTAAGCCAGTTGACCACGCTGTTGCTAGGGTTTTCGGTCAAGCCTTTTTTGAAAAGGTTTGTGACGCCTATAGGGTCTGGTGATAAAGTTCTCAAACTCTAATGTTGAGTTGTTTTAGGTCAAACCTTTTTTGAAAGGGTTCGCAAAAAATTTATAAACAAAAACCCTATTTTTCTTAGATTTTCACCAACAAACATATATATTAAGTAATATTATTTTATACCATTAATTAAGACCACCATACAGGAAGCAAAACGCTTTGTTCAATCTATTTTGCCGAGGAGGGAACCTGATCATGTAGATCGAATGGACTCTAAATCCGTTTAGCCGGGTTAGATTCCCGGGGTTTCCGCCATATTTCTGAATCCCGGAATGGCAATACAATAACATTCTAGATACATTCAGAACATTCCGCCGAAATCTTTTATAAAAGCTGGAGACTTTTTCCAGACTATATAAATTGTTTCTGTTGTGTGGATCGTTTCTATTTTCCGGGTAGCTGTCAGCAAATTGCTGGCTCCGTGTTTATACTCTGTAAGCCGGGATTTTGAAATACTATTTTTTGGAAATCATCCGGGCTTTTAATTCACCAGGGGTGACACTATGGATAAAAAACCATTAGATGTTTTAATATCTGCGACCGGGCTCTGGATGTCCAGGACTGGCACGCTCCACAAAATCAAGCACCATGAGGTCTCAAGAAGTAAAATATACATTGAAATGGCGTGTGGAGACCATCTTGTTGTGAATAATTCCAGGAGTTGTAGAACAGCCAGAGCATTCAGACATCATAAGTACAGAAAAACCTGCAAACGATGTAGGGTTTCGGACGAGGATATCAATAATTTTCTCACAAGATCAACCGAAAGCAAAAACAGTGTGAAAGTTAGGGTAGTTTCTGCTCCAAAGGTCAAAAAAGCTATGCCGAAATCAGTTTCAAGGGCTCCGAAGCCTCTGGAAAATTCTGTTTCTGCAAAGGCATCAACGAACACATCCAGATCTGTACCTTCGCCTGCAAAATCAACTCCAAATTCGTCTGTTCCCGCATCGGCTCCTGCTCCTTCACTTACAAGAAGCCAGCTTGATAGGGTTGAGGCTCTCTTAAGTCCAGAGGATAAAATTTCTCTAAATATGGCAAAGCCTTTCAGGGAACTTGAGCCTGAACTTGTGACAAGAAGAAAAAACGATTTTCAGCGGCTCTATACCAATGATAGAGAAGACTACCTCGGTAAACTCGAACGTGATATTACGAAATTTTTCGTAGACCGGGGTTTTCTGGAGATAAAGTCTCCTATCCTTATTCCGGCGGAATACGTGGAGAGAATGGGTATTAATAATGATACTGAACTTTCAAAACAGATCTTCCGGGTGGATAAAAATCTCTGCTTGAGGCCAATGCTTGCCCCGACTCTTTACAACTATCTGCGAAAACTCGATAGGATTTTACCAGGCCCAATAAAAATTTTCGAAGTCGGACCTTGTTACCGGAAAGAGTCTGACGGCAAAGAGCACCTGGAAGAATTTACTATGGTGAACTTCTGTCAGATGGGTTCGGGATGTACTCGGGAAAATCTTGAAGCTCTCATCAAAGAGTTTCTGGACTATCTGGAAATCGACTTCGAAATCGTAGGAGATTCCTGTATGGTCTATGGGGATACTCTTGATATAATGCACGGGGACCTGGAGCTTTCTTCGGCAGTCGTCGGGCCAGTTTCTCTTGATAGAGAATGGGGTATTGACAAACCATGGATAGGTGCAGGTTTTGGTCTTGAACGCTTGCTCAAGGTTATGCACGGCTTTAAAAACATTAAGAGGGCATCAAGGTCCGAATCTTACTATAATGGGATTTCAACCAATCTGTAAGCCGGAAAGTTCGTCCAGAGTAACTAAATATCGCTAAAGACAGGTCGAAGGTATTAATACACTGCATTAAATGGCAAAAAAGAATTGCGATACTGGATGTCAAAAAGAATTGCAGTACTTTATGGCAAAGTGAATTGCAGCTCTGAAAGGCAAAAAGAATTGCGATACTTAATGGCAATATCAAATGGCAAAAGATAAAATAACAGTATTAATGGCAAAAAGTAAAATGGCAATATCAGTGGCAATATTGAATGACAATATTGAATGGCAAAAAGTAGAATGGCAAGATTGAATCAAAAACGGGATGGTAAAAACTCAATATGGCAAAATAAGCTAAATGGTGAGATTAAGTTGACAGTCGGCTCTGATAGGGTCGATAAACATCTGAAGAATCTATGAGAGGGTGAAATTTTGATCCAAAAAATGGCACTTGATGAATTTGACAGTTTGGGAGATAAAGTCATTGAAGGGTATCAATTAACTGATAACGACCTGAGGACTCTTCTTTCCCTTGAATCCGAAGAAGACCTGGAAAGGCTTTATTCTGCAGCCCGAAAAGTAAGAGATCATTATTTTGGCAACAGGGTATTTCTTAATTGTTTCATTTATTTCTCCACTTACTGTAAAAATCAATGCTCCTTTTGCTACTATAACTGTCGAAACGAGATCAACCGCTATCGACTGACCATGGAAGAAATAAAAGAAACCTGCAAAACCCTGAAAGGAGTAGGTTTTCATATGGTTGACCTGACCATGGGGGAAGACCCCTATTACTATGAAGACCCGAACCGTTTCGTTGAGCTTGTCCAGTTAGTAAAAGAGGAACTTGGTCTTCCCATTATGATTTCTCCAGGCTTGATGGATAACGCTACTCTTCTCAAAGCCAGGGAAAAAGGAGCAAACTTCTTGGCTCTTTACCAGGAAACGTATGACACTGAGCTCTACCGGAAACTTAGAGTTGGGCAGTCATTCGATGGACGTGTTAATGCACGTCGTTTTGCTAAAAAACAGGGGTACTGTGTAGAAGACGGAATCCTCACAGGCGTTGGAAACGATATCGAATCCACCATTCTGTCTTTAAGGGGAATGAGCACAAACGATCCTGATATGGTCAGAGTTATGACTTTCCTGCCCCAGGAAGGAACCCCTCTTGAAGGTTTCAGGGATAAGTCAAATCTATCGGAACTGAAAATCATATCGGTTCTTAGATTAATGTTTCCTAAACGCCTTATCCCCGCTTCCCTTGACTTGGAAGGCATTGATGGCATGGTTCTTCGCTTAAATGCAGGAGCAAATATTGTTACTTCCATCCTTCCTCCCGATTCCCAACTGGAAGGCGTTGCAAACTATGACCGTGGACTTAAAGAACGGGACAGGGATATAAAAAGCGTGATCCAAAGGCTTGAAATCATGGGTATGAAACCTGCCAGGCAGGCTGACTTTGAGGCAGTCCTGGGGTGCTAGCTTGAAAACGATCTGTCTTGTGGGCGGGAAACTCCAGGGCTTCGAAGCTGCGTATTTATCTAAAAAAGCCGGAATAAAAGTAGTTCTGGTGGATAAAAATCCGCAGGCTCTCATCCGTAACTACACGGATGAATTTTACTGTTTTGATATAATAAAGGAACCTGAAAAACTTCTTGAGCTCTCTAAAAGGGTTGATGCTGTACTTCCTGTAAACGAAAATCTGGCCTGCATCGAATTTCTGAATTCAATAAAAGAAAAATTCTCCTGCCCGGTACTTTTCGATTTTGAAGCTTACCGGATAAGCAGGGATAAGAAAAGCTCAAAAGATTATTTTAAGTCCATAGGAGTTCCAACTCCGCAGGACAGGCCTTCCCACCCTCCTTATTTTGTAAAGCCTCCTTGTGAAAGCAGCAGTGTGGGAGCCAGGATAATTTATGATGACAAAGAGCTTGAGGACCTCGAACTTGGCATGCTGGTTGAGGAATATGTGGAAGGCGAGGTCGTTTCTCTCGAAGTTGTCGGGGACGGAAGTCATTTTGCCGTGGTAAAAGAGACCCAGGTCCATATAGACGAAACTTATGACTGCCATATGGTAACTCCGCTTCCTGTTAATCCTTTATTCAGGCAGATATCCCATGATCTTGCAGCAAATCTTCCCTTGAAGGGAATTATGGATGTGGAAGCAATCTTCGGCCCAAAAGGGCTCAGGGTAATTGAAATCGATGCCCGCTTTCCAAGTCAGACACCTACAGTAGTTTACTATTCTTCTGGGATCAACCTGATAGAATTTCTTTTCCATGCCTTTACTGATGGTATTGAGGAAATCAAGTCTCTTCCCGAGAACAAATACTGCATTTATGAGCACCTAATGCTTGGAGAAAATGGTGTTCTTGTTCCTGTGGGAGAACAGGTACTTTCCATGGGTAGCGACTATGGAACATTCTATGAAGAACCCGGCATTGAGATCTTTCTTTGCAAAGGAGAAAACCCGGTATTTACCATGATTTTCTGGGGGAAGGACAGGGAAGAAACCGGAGCAAAAAAATGCAAAGGATTTTCGGTTCTGAAGGAGCGTTTCGGAGCGACGGTATGAATGAACAAATTTGAGAACAGGAACGGAAACTAAAAAAATTAAAAATTTCAATTTAAAAAATAGGAAATTAATAACCTTATTTTAATAATCTAAGACTTAAACTGCACTAAAACTGGAAATGGCGATAAAAATGGCACTTTTAACCCCCAATGATTTGATAAATATTAATAAGCAGCTTCAGGAAGCTGACTCTGTCGTGAAAAGAGTAACAGGGCTTGATATAAAAGGCGTCTGTCAATCTCTTTATGGTACTTCCCCTAGCTCCAAAAAAGTAGGCATCGTGCCTGTAACTTCAGGAAACGGGATAATAGGAAACTTCTCGGCTTCCTTACATGTAATTACGCAGTATTTCGGATTTGACGGTTTTGTTACGGATATGCCGGATGTTAGCGGCTATTATGAAGCTGTGCAGAACGGAGCCGAGATCATCCTTATGGCAGACGATCACACTTTCCTTGCTCATAACATCAAAAATGGAAAAATGGCCAATAATCAACCCTGCACAGGTATAATTTATGCTGAGATCGCTTCCAGATACCTGAAAGCCGACTCAAAGGACGTACTTGTTATGGGGCTCGGAAAGGTAGGTTTTCCCGGAGCAGCCCAACTTGTGCAGAAAGGCTTCAGGGTTTACGGGTATGATCCTGATGCAAGACTCCTTAAGAGAGCCGTTTCAAACCTCGGGATTATTCCTTTCGACCCTGCGAATCCAAAAAAGTTTTCCATTATCTTCGAGGCGACCCCATGCGCAAACACGATTCCTGAAGCTGTACTTTCGGAGAATTGCGTGCTTTCC harbors:
- the pylD gene encoding 3-methylornithyl-N6-L-lysine dehydrogenase PylD, with the translated sequence MAIKMALLTPNDLININKQLQEADSVVKRVTGLDIKGVCQSLYGTSPSSKKVGIVPVTSGNGIIGNFSASLHVITQYFGFDGFVTDMPDVSGYYEAVQNGAEIILMADDHTFLAHNIKNGKMANNQPCTGIIYAEIASRYLKADSKDVLVMGLGKVGFPGAAQLVQKGFRVYGYDPDARLLKRAVSNLGIIPFDPANPKKFSIIFEATPCANTIPEAVLSENCVLSTPGIPCAISEELKNKYDVQLVAEPLGIGTVSMLYSVL